The Caballeronia sp. SL2Y3 genome includes a window with the following:
- a CDS encoding cellulase family glycosylhydrolase has translation MIRTKSIARHIAVAGAVAACITMLPASATPDVTLDGSPVSLERAYVALPSFAGARANTGVAIHQIGDTQLLDAVKDVGFSFVRTDLFWEAVQAPDGWHFGEFDGLVNNLKARGLGALFILGYKHYAYSPDQPPTSAPQLAAFQTYTYQAAYRYRSAPVRFEVWNEEDHKDYWLATPSATAYRALLQTAVKAARAANPSVVIATGGVQQVDRDFIRAVGDISATQTGPDAVSVHPYRQQEPETVLGDYRALREDLSTYARRPQVWATEWSYPSVGYHYVADIGNGHSSEARARQANYAVRLLLMNWIAQVGLTSYYDMRNDGNDPKEMEHNFGLLDAQNGKLPAYRAVKHLFAFTADAKNARYFIDEKAQYIVLKLDDAQATKYVVWCYGAGNVVNLDVSRLPAGARITDLYGVARGGQKVLAVTEVQGPVFVTVSS, from the coding sequence ATGATCCGCACGAAAAGCATCGCCCGGCATATCGCGGTAGCGGGCGCGGTGGCCGCATGCATCACGATGCTGCCCGCATCCGCCACGCCCGATGTAACGCTCGACGGCTCGCCGGTGTCGCTCGAGCGCGCTTATGTCGCGTTGCCGTCGTTCGCCGGGGCACGGGCGAATACCGGCGTCGCGATCCATCAGATCGGCGATACGCAACTCCTCGACGCCGTGAAGGACGTCGGCTTCTCGTTCGTGCGCACAGATCTCTTTTGGGAAGCAGTGCAGGCGCCGGACGGCTGGCATTTCGGCGAATTCGACGGTCTCGTGAACAACCTGAAGGCGCGCGGTCTCGGCGCGCTCTTCATTCTCGGCTACAAGCATTACGCGTATAGCCCGGACCAGCCGCCGACGTCCGCGCCGCAACTTGCCGCGTTTCAGACCTACACGTATCAGGCGGCATACCGTTATCGCAGTGCGCCGGTACGCTTCGAAGTGTGGAATGAGGAAGATCATAAGGACTACTGGTTAGCTACGCCGTCAGCGACTGCCTATCGCGCATTGCTTCAGACGGCGGTGAAAGCGGCACGGGCCGCCAATCCCAGCGTCGTCATTGCGACCGGTGGCGTGCAGCAGGTCGATCGCGACTTCATACGCGCGGTGGGCGATATCAGCGCGACGCAAACGGGGCCGGACGCCGTGAGCGTCCATCCGTACCGGCAGCAAGAACCGGAGACCGTGCTCGGCGACTATCGTGCGTTGCGCGAGGACCTGTCGACGTATGCAAGGCGTCCGCAAGTGTGGGCCACCGAATGGTCATACCCGAGCGTCGGCTATCACTATGTAGCTGATATCGGCAATGGTCATTCCAGCGAAGCGCGTGCGAGACAGGCGAACTACGCAGTGCGATTGCTGTTGATGAACTGGATCGCGCAAGTGGGGCTGACGTCCTACTACGACATGCGCAACGACGGCAATGACCCGAAGGAGATGGAACATAACTTCGGTCTGCTGGATGCGCAGAACGGAAAGCTGCCGGCGTATCGAGCCGTGAAGCATCTGTTCGCCTTCACGGCGGATGCGAAGAACGCGCGGTATTTCATCGACGAGAAGGCGCAGTACATCGTGCTCAAGCTCGACGATGCGCAGGCAACGAAATACGTGGTCTGGTGCTACGGCGCCGGCAACGTCGTGAACTTGGATGTGTCGCGTCTGCCTGCGGGCGCGCGAATCACGGATTTGTATGGCGTCGCGCGAGGCGGGCAGAAGGTGCTCGCCGTGACGGAAGTACAAGGACCGGTCTTCGTGACTGTGTCCTCATAG
- a CDS encoding VOC family protein, which produces MHKQIFVNLAVRDLKQSMTFFKALGLHFNPAFTNDAAACLVIGENIYAMLLTEAFFKTFTDKTLVDAHESVEALVCLSCESRAEVDELVAKAVAAGGRTPRAPQDHGSMYGHAFEDLDGHTWELVHMDPEAA; this is translated from the coding sequence ATGCACAAGCAGATCTTCGTGAACCTGGCGGTTCGCGACCTCAAGCAATCAATGACGTTTTTCAAGGCGCTCGGCCTTCACTTCAACCCCGCATTCACGAACGACGCCGCCGCGTGCCTCGTCATCGGCGAGAACATCTACGCGATGCTGCTGACCGAGGCGTTCTTCAAGACGTTCACGGACAAGACGCTCGTCGATGCGCACGAGAGCGTCGAGGCGCTCGTGTGCCTGTCATGCGAGAGCAGGGCGGAAGTGGACGAACTCGTGGCCAAAGCGGTGGCCGCGGGCGGCCGGACGCCGCGCGCCCCGCAGGATCACGGGTCCATGTACGGCCACGCGTTCGAAGACCTCGACGGCCACACCTGGGAACTGGTGCATATGGATCCGGAAGCGGCGTGA
- a CDS encoding carbonic anhydrase, whose product MSDKLTMNEERKGADNPDLLYLLQGAEDFSRFVFPDREALFKSLAHQQAPHTLFITCADSRVSPEMITQTHPGELFVCRNIGNIVPAYGEMLGGVSAVVEFAVLALNVRQIVICGHSDCGAMKGLASGATIADEMPTVHAWLRNAEAARSVVMTRKLDENRVVQAMVEENIRLQLTHLRTHPAVAGRLALGKLQVQGWVYDIGQGEVSVFDEYAGAFESIPQARDRLLHSGSR is encoded by the coding sequence ATGTCCGACAAATTGACGATGAACGAAGAGCGCAAAGGCGCCGATAACCCCGATCTGCTGTACCTGCTGCAGGGCGCCGAAGACTTCAGCCGCTTCGTCTTTCCCGACCGCGAGGCGCTTTTCAAGAGCCTTGCGCATCAGCAGGCGCCGCACACGCTTTTCATCACCTGCGCCGACTCGCGCGTGTCGCCCGAGATGATTACCCAGACGCACCCGGGCGAACTCTTCGTGTGCCGCAATATCGGCAATATCGTGCCGGCTTATGGGGAAATGCTCGGAGGCGTTTCGGCCGTGGTGGAATTCGCGGTGCTGGCGTTGAACGTGCGCCAGATCGTCATCTGCGGCCACTCGGATTGCGGCGCCATGAAGGGCCTCGCGTCCGGTGCGACCATTGCCGATGAAATGCCGACGGTCCACGCGTGGCTGCGCAACGCGGAAGCTGCGCGCAGTGTCGTGATGACGAGGAAACTGGACGAAAACCGTGTCGTGCAGGCGATGGTCGAAGAAAACATCCGCCTTCAGCTCACGCATCTGCGCACGCACCCGGCGGTGGCCGGACGGCTCGCGCTCGGCAAGCTACAAGTGCAGGGCTGGGTCTACGACATCGGACAGGGCGAGGTGTCCGTATTCGATGAGTACGCCGGCGCGTTCGAGTCGATTCCGCAAGCGCGCGACCGACTCCTGCACAGCGGCTCGCGCTGA
- a CDS encoding GNVR domain-containing protein produces MTPVPQRGDGLVDLWRSVVRHKTLLGAVTGTCCAAGVLYVLLATPQYRAEALLRVQSKAGTSISALSDVSGSMAADASANDESDVLTSRSVVSAAIAQTGAETVVETKSHFPLIGSYLASRHASDNELAPSFFGLDQYAWGGERLKPGVFTVPESAYKAKFRVVAGPAGRWTLYDKDDRQLAQGRVGETVPFQVSTPEGQAPGEVRIDTLRARPGISFELRKYSQQMTFDNVISRLRTSIPPRESSLRDPSLIHLSYQAESPLLAQAMVNAIIKTYQQRDVERRAAQAQTSLDFLKQRLPALKQDLEAAERRLNAFRTQTGTVDMAQQNTALITRMSRLEEQQTTLQLALDAAQHRYKPDNENYQSALTQLNQVKREIADTSKIAANLPTVQRQYVELARDVAVTTQLYTSVLTNAQQLEVAAASTPPGVAVVDWAVAPEKQSWPRAWIVLLGSVFGGLFISTVSIYLIALNRRELRSPEEIDQFSQLPRLAVIARSTAQLRQDVRALTHNAAPAKLLAMTSPTDPSIEALRSLRNSVRAMLSGAPVPMVHAGLGGGLNSLNPMNAMPFGTTTTMMNPRYVASADDRHGKVILFTGPTQGVGKSFVSSNFAYLLAETRASVLLIDADMRQGRLRHLVDGRTGPGLAEVLEGSAHVDEAIVSLGGGLSMMDAGAFYPENPAELLGRPAFQETLSMLRDIYDYVVIDSPPVLPVSDALSIAMHNCDLVLLVSRADRTGARQLEETLRRLENVGAKVGGHVFNGFAPGRYGAREEYGFRAVAR; encoded by the coding sequence ATGACGCCAGTTCCGCAACGCGGCGACGGTCTCGTCGATCTGTGGCGCAGCGTGGTGCGCCACAAGACCTTGTTGGGCGCAGTCACCGGCACATGCTGCGCGGCCGGTGTGCTGTACGTGCTGCTCGCCACGCCGCAATATCGCGCCGAAGCGCTGTTGCGCGTGCAAAGCAAGGCGGGCACGTCGATCAGCGCGCTATCTGACGTCTCCGGCTCGATGGCCGCCGACGCCTCCGCGAACGACGAAAGCGACGTGCTGACGTCACGCTCGGTCGTGAGCGCGGCTATCGCGCAGACGGGGGCGGAGACCGTCGTCGAGACGAAGAGCCACTTTCCGTTGATCGGCAGCTATCTGGCGTCGCGCCACGCGAGCGACAACGAACTCGCGCCATCGTTCTTCGGACTCGATCAATATGCTTGGGGCGGCGAGCGCCTGAAGCCCGGCGTGTTCACGGTTCCCGAATCCGCTTACAAGGCGAAGTTCCGCGTCGTCGCGGGACCCGCGGGACGCTGGACACTCTACGACAAGGACGACAGGCAACTCGCGCAAGGGCGCGTCGGCGAGACGGTGCCGTTTCAGGTGAGCACGCCGGAAGGGCAGGCGCCCGGCGAAGTGCGCATCGACACGCTGCGCGCGCGCCCGGGCATCAGCTTCGAACTGCGCAAGTACTCGCAGCAGATGACGTTCGACAACGTGATTTCGCGGCTGCGCACATCGATTCCGCCGCGTGAATCGTCGTTGCGCGACCCGTCGCTGATCCACCTGAGCTATCAGGCGGAATCGCCGCTGCTCGCACAGGCCATGGTCAACGCGATCATCAAGACGTATCAGCAGCGCGACGTCGAACGCCGTGCCGCGCAGGCGCAGACGAGCCTCGACTTCCTGAAGCAGCGCCTGCCCGCGCTGAAACAGGATCTCGAAGCGGCCGAGCGGCGCCTCAATGCGTTCCGCACGCAAACGGGCACCGTCGACATGGCGCAGCAGAACACCGCGCTCATCACGCGCATGAGCCGGCTGGAAGAACAGCAGACGACGCTGCAACTCGCGCTCGATGCCGCGCAGCATCGCTATAAGCCCGACAACGAGAACTATCAGAGCGCGCTCACGCAGTTGAATCAGGTGAAGCGCGAGATTGCCGATACGTCGAAGATCGCGGCGAATCTGCCGACCGTGCAGCGGCAATACGTTGAGCTTGCGCGCGATGTCGCCGTCACGACGCAGCTTTACACGAGCGTGCTCACCAATGCGCAGCAACTGGAAGTGGCGGCCGCCAGCACGCCGCCCGGCGTCGCGGTGGTGGATTGGGCCGTCGCGCCCGAGAAGCAGTCGTGGCCGCGCGCGTGGATCGTGCTGCTCGGCTCCGTCTTCGGCGGCCTCTTTATCAGCACTGTTTCGATCTATCTCATCGCATTGAATCGGCGGGAACTTCGAAGTCCCGAAGAAATCGACCAGTTCTCGCAGTTGCCGCGTCTTGCCGTCATCGCACGTTCGACGGCGCAGCTGCGCCAGGACGTGCGTGCGCTGACGCACAACGCCGCGCCCGCGAAACTGCTCGCCATGACGAGTCCGACCGACCCGAGCATCGAGGCGTTGCGCTCGTTGCGCAACAGCGTCCGCGCGATGCTGAGCGGCGCGCCCGTGCCGATGGTTCATGCGGGACTCGGCGGCGGACTCAACTCGCTGAACCCGATGAACGCGATGCCCTTCGGCACGACCACGACCATGATGAATCCGCGCTACGTCGCAAGCGCCGACGATCGTCACGGCAAGGTCATCCTCTTCACCGGCCCGACGCAGGGCGTGGGCAAGAGCTTCGTTTCGTCGAACTTTGCTTATCTGCTGGCGGAAACGCGTGCGTCCGTCTTGCTGATCGACGCGGACATGCGGCAGGGGCGTCTCCGTCATCTCGTCGATGGTCGCACCGGGCCCGGTCTCGCTGAAGTACTGGAAGGCTCCGCTCACGTGGATGAAGCGATCGTCTCGCTCGGCGGCGGTCTTTCGATGATGGACGCGGGCGCGTTCTATCCCGAGAATCCCGCGGAACTGCTCGGCCGTCCGGCGTTCCAGGAGACGCTGTCCATGCTGCGCGACATCTACGATTACGTCGTCATCGATTCGCCGCCGGTGCTTCCGGTCAGCGATGCGCTGTCCATCGCCATGCACAATTGCGATCTCGTGCTGCTGGTGTCGCGGGCGGACCGGACGGGCGCGCGGCAACTCGAAGAGACCTTGCGCCGGCTTGAAAACGTGGGCGCGAAAGTGGGCGGCCATGTGTTCAACGGCTTCGCGCCGGGCCGCTACGGCGCGCGCGAGGAGTACGGCTTCAGGGCAGTCGCGCGCTGA
- a CDS encoding ISNCY family transposase: MNSTGTITMSMRELDRLKVIQAVAEQRLKPGRAAERLGLSVRQVERLVRRYGADGACGLVSGKRGRASNHRLPDGVAQRAISLIRARYTDFGPTLACEKLRECHGIELAVETVRSLMTAAGLWVPRKQRPPRIHQPRNRRACLGELIQIDGSDRRWFEDRAPACTLLVFIDDATGRLMTLHFTATESTFSYFEALSKYLRAHGKPIAFYSDKASVFYVKNRSQTAGKGVTQFGRALYELNIDAFCANTSQAKGRVERANLTLQDRLVKELRLRGISTWEAANAYAPSFIADFNQRFGKPPRSNHDAHRPLRADDDLTQLLAHRVWRKVTHALTVQYDRVMYLLEDTPANRLLIHQQVEVVEYPSGCVEVQAGGEVLSCGTYDRIARIDQGAEVDNKRLAHALEAARLLQAKRDDRRSCDAPSRTHRGEQVRAKKALEGLKKQRALSIADMNEAILEVSAKTMRERGGGCAAPTPKPECK, translated from the coding sequence ATGAACTCGACTGGGACGATCACGATGTCGATGCGCGAACTGGACCGACTCAAGGTGATTCAGGCCGTCGCCGAGCAACGGCTCAAGCCAGGGCGTGCCGCCGAGCGCCTGGGCCTGAGTGTGCGGCAGGTCGAGCGGCTGGTGCGGCGGTATGGCGCTGACGGCGCGTGCGGGCTGGTATCGGGCAAGCGCGGACGCGCGAGTAATCATCGGCTGCCAGATGGCGTCGCGCAGCGCGCGATCAGCTTGATCCGCGCGCGCTATACGGACTTCGGCCCGACACTGGCGTGCGAGAAGTTAAGGGAATGCCACGGCATCGAACTGGCCGTCGAGACGGTCCGCTCCCTGATGACGGCGGCGGGCCTTTGGGTGCCTCGCAAACAGCGCCCGCCGCGGATTCACCAGCCGCGCAACCGCCGCGCGTGTCTGGGCGAGTTGATCCAGATTGATGGCAGCGATCGCCGCTGGTTCGAGGATCGTGCGCCGGCGTGCACGCTGCTGGTATTCATCGACGATGCGACGGGCCGGCTGATGACGCTGCACTTTACGGCCACCGAGTCGACCTTCAGCTATTTCGAGGCGCTATCGAAGTACCTGCGCGCACATGGCAAGCCGATCGCGTTCTATAGCGACAAGGCCAGCGTCTTCTACGTCAAGAACCGCTCACAGACCGCTGGCAAGGGCGTGACGCAGTTCGGGCGGGCCTTGTACGAACTGAACATCGACGCGTTCTGCGCGAATACGAGTCAGGCCAAGGGGCGCGTTGAGCGCGCCAATTTGACCTTGCAGGACCGGCTGGTCAAGGAATTGCGCTTGCGCGGGATCAGCACCTGGGAAGCGGCCAACGCTTATGCGCCCTCCTTCATTGCTGATTTCAATCAGCGCTTTGGCAAGCCGCCACGCAGCAACCACGATGCCCATCGGCCCCTGCGCGCCGACGACGATTTGACGCAACTGCTGGCGCATCGCGTCTGGCGCAAGGTCACCCACGCGCTGACGGTGCAATACGACCGCGTGATGTATCTGCTGGAAGACACGCCCGCCAATCGCCTATTGATTCACCAGCAAGTCGAGGTGGTCGAGTATCCGAGTGGCTGCGTCGAGGTTCAGGCTGGCGGCGAGGTGCTTTCCTGCGGCACTTACGACCGTATTGCGAGGATTGATCAGGGTGCGGAAGTCGACAACAAGCGCTTGGCGCACGCACTCGAAGCTGCACGGTTGCTGCAAGCCAAACGAGACGATCGTCGGTCGTGCGATGCACCGTCACGCACGCATCGCGGCGAACAGGTTCGAGCCAAGAAGGCGCTCGAAGGACTGAAGAAGCAACGCGCGTTGAGCATCGCAGACATGAACGAAGCGATTCTCGAAGTCAGCGCAAAAACAATGAGGGAACGGGGGGGCGGCTGCGCCGCCCCAACCCCGAAACCTGAATGCAAGTAA
- a CDS encoding tetratricopeptide repeat protein, producing MVFDPNLYHTAAAHYSSGDYEAALHVLQPMLEDAPADAEVLNLAAICCYRLNRPDDAEANWRRVIHAHPEHAGSYGNLANLLMAQGRLADAESVYRKAVALRPAFAQAHYNLGNLLRACHRADEAEACFREALRLCPNLAEAHYNLASLLKDGGRLAEAEAAYRDAVTVRPDYAEAFNNLGNLLREQGRLKEARTALRRAVALRPTFDIAHQNLGLVLQQMGQFARAQAFHRRATQLTPAYVEAHCSLGDALFATRRVAEATAAFEAALAVRPDCTQALLGLARARRETGGIAEAERIYREVLQMHPDHGDARAGLAQMLHEAGRMKEAEAAYRALIAQHPRNPDLHYNLGVLLSRENRLPEAEAAYRRAIALRPNSADAYTNLGRVVRDMNRLPEAEAILRQSIAIAPHSAEAHNNLASVLKDMGRMDDAIEAFLRAVACAPDNECVHRNLNYALTYYAEDSRTILDECLRFSARHEAPLLERAVMYANDRAASRRLRIGYVAPDFRMHCQSMFTAPVFAQHDHASFEIFIYASVAHPDAVTDQLRGMADVWRDVHALDDEALAQLIRDDRIDVLVDLTMHMAGGRPLLFARRPAPVQVQWLAYPGTTGSRAIGYRLTDPWIDPPGQPGVAERYSERSLWLPETFWCFDPRIAMGDALDMPDVGPLPAERNGFITFGCLNNPCKASERTLRMWAAVLAATPNARFVLLAERGARERFTARLSALGVDMSRVAYVGYQERSAYLDTYNAIDIGLDTFPYNGHTTSLDALWMGVPVPSRAGETACSRAGLSLLMNLGLSELVAHDDAAYVDIVTRLAGDIARLAGLRASLRSRLEHSPMMNAPRFTRNLEDAYRAMWREWCATSAD from the coding sequence ATGGTCTTCGATCCGAATCTCTATCACACCGCAGCGGCTCATTATTCGAGCGGAGACTATGAGGCGGCGCTGCATGTGCTTCAGCCCATGCTCGAAGATGCGCCAGCCGACGCGGAAGTCCTGAATCTGGCGGCCATCTGCTGCTATCGACTCAACCGCCCGGACGATGCGGAAGCGAACTGGCGCCGCGTCATCCACGCGCATCCGGAGCATGCGGGAAGCTACGGCAATCTGGCGAATCTGTTGATGGCGCAGGGCCGGCTCGCGGATGCCGAGTCCGTCTACCGCAAGGCCGTCGCCCTTCGCCCGGCGTTCGCGCAAGCCCATTACAACCTCGGCAATCTGCTGCGCGCGTGCCATCGCGCCGACGAAGCGGAAGCCTGTTTTCGCGAGGCGCTGCGCCTCTGCCCGAATCTGGCAGAAGCGCATTACAACCTCGCAAGCCTGCTGAAAGACGGTGGACGACTGGCGGAAGCCGAAGCCGCCTACCGCGACGCCGTCACGGTGCGTCCCGACTACGCCGAAGCCTTTAACAATCTCGGCAATCTGCTGCGCGAGCAGGGCCGGCTCAAAGAGGCGCGGACCGCGCTCAGGCGCGCGGTGGCGCTGCGTCCGACCTTCGACATCGCGCATCAGAATCTGGGGCTGGTGCTTCAGCAAATGGGCCAGTTCGCGCGGGCGCAGGCGTTCCACCGGCGCGCGACACAACTGACGCCCGCTTATGTCGAGGCGCACTGCAGTCTCGGCGATGCGCTTTTCGCGACCCGGCGCGTGGCGGAAGCGACGGCCGCGTTCGAAGCGGCGCTCGCCGTTCGCCCGGACTGCACGCAGGCGCTCTTGGGCCTCGCGCGTGCGCGGCGTGAGACCGGCGGCATCGCGGAAGCGGAGCGCATCTATCGCGAAGTGCTCCAGATGCACCCGGACCACGGGGACGCTCGCGCGGGCCTCGCTCAAATGCTGCACGAAGCAGGCCGCATGAAAGAAGCGGAAGCGGCGTATCGCGCGCTGATCGCGCAGCATCCTCGCAACCCGGACCTGCACTACAACCTGGGCGTGCTTCTTTCGCGGGAAAATCGCCTGCCTGAGGCGGAGGCCGCCTATCGCCGCGCGATCGCGCTGCGCCCAAACAGCGCTGATGCCTACACGAATCTGGGCCGCGTCGTGCGGGACATGAACCGGCTGCCGGAGGCGGAGGCCATTCTGAGGCAATCGATCGCAATCGCGCCGCACTCCGCCGAGGCTCATAACAACCTCGCGAGCGTGCTGAAGGACATGGGCCGGATGGATGACGCCATCGAAGCGTTTCTCCGCGCCGTTGCCTGCGCGCCCGACAACGAATGCGTGCATCGCAATCTCAACTACGCGCTGACCTATTACGCCGAAGACTCGAGGACCATTCTCGACGAATGCCTGCGCTTCTCTGCGCGACACGAAGCCCCGTTGCTTGAACGCGCCGTGATGTATGCGAATGACCGGGCGGCGTCGCGGCGGCTCCGAATCGGCTATGTCGCGCCGGACTTCCGTATGCATTGCCAGTCGATGTTCACGGCGCCCGTTTTCGCACAGCACGACCATGCATCGTTCGAGATCTTCATCTACGCGAGCGTGGCGCATCCGGACGCGGTGACCGATCAGCTTCGCGGCATGGCCGATGTCTGGCGCGACGTGCACGCGCTCGACGACGAAGCGCTCGCGCAACTGATCCGCGATGACCGCATCGACGTGCTCGTCGACCTCACCATGCACATGGCGGGCGGGCGTCCGCTTTTGTTCGCCCGGCGGCCCGCGCCGGTGCAGGTTCAGTGGCTCGCGTATCCGGGCACGACGGGCAGCCGCGCGATCGGCTACCGGCTCACCGATCCGTGGATCGATCCGCCCGGTCAGCCGGGCGTCGCCGAACGCTACAGCGAGCGCTCGCTCTGGCTGCCGGAGACGTTCTGGTGCTTCGATCCGCGCATCGCGATGGGCGATGCACTCGATATGCCCGACGTCGGCCCGCTGCCCGCCGAACGCAACGGCTTCATAACATTCGGATGCCTAAATAATCCGTGCAAGGCGTCGGAGCGCACGCTTCGCATGTGGGCCGCCGTGCTGGCCGCGACGCCTAATGCGCGCTTCGTTTTGCTCGCGGAGCGGGGCGCGCGCGAACGCTTCACTGCGCGCCTGAGCGCGTTGGGCGTGGACATGTCGCGCGTGGCGTACGTCGGTTATCAGGAGCGCAGCGCGTACCTCGACACCTACAATGCCATCGACATCGGCCTGGATACCTTCCCGTACAACGGTCACACGACGAGCCTCGACGCGCTGTGGATGGGCGTGCCGGTGCCGTCGCGCGCGGGCGAGACCGCTTGCAGCCGCGCGGGACTGAGCCTGCTCATGAACCTCGGCTTGTCCGAACTGGTTGCGCATGACGACGCGGCTTACGTCGACATCGTCACGCGCCTTGCCGGCGATATCGCGCGTCTTGCCGGACTGCGCGCATCGCTGCGTTCTCGCCTCGAACATTCGCCGATGATGAACGCCCCGCGCTTCACGCGCAATCTGGAAGACGCCTATCGCGCGATGTGGCGCGAGTGGTGCGCCACGAGCGCCGACTGA
- a CDS encoding glycosyltransferase family 9 protein, which yields MLEQYDDLYPKLYAGDVEACSRFLDERRAADGNTAEYWHWRAIVHLRAGQFLQALDICFMLTRLSDSFAFHVHCMCDVAGHLGLKEVALAGIESFAQKASTPEIAAFLWRVYGWHYLGEDNRVLELRPDGIDEHSAFVLGHHQARSRMRLHGIEHGVEAMHQYWSSDDARRVLFPHVNREGYWAGQRALPARMSVQLIASGFGDLVNWARYIGALQAMGVAVDYDTELFRVATPETDRADYVRAMQAAGFTRPAGDGAMWTDPFTLFTALFPVLGHATSHRYIEPADPASVDAVIDRIWHRARGRRCVGVFWSSCESANNFASRSLTLPDLDPLFDTQSDVYWVVMQRGFERRRWLNDPRSNDLDRFTTLDLDMTLGQSAALIDRLDAFIGNDGGLTHFAGALGKRTYLFLNHVAEWRYEREGATTAWYPNMRLVRARELGAWGDVVGTLQRLLSADAR from the coding sequence ATGCTCGAACAATACGACGACCTTTATCCGAAACTCTACGCAGGCGATGTCGAGGCATGTTCGCGCTTTCTCGACGAACGGCGCGCGGCGGATGGCAACACGGCCGAATACTGGCATTGGCGCGCAATCGTGCATCTGCGGGCGGGACAATTTCTTCAGGCGCTCGATATTTGTTTCATGCTCACGCGTCTATCGGATTCTTTCGCTTTTCACGTCCATTGCATGTGCGACGTCGCCGGGCATCTCGGCTTGAAAGAAGTCGCGCTCGCGGGAATCGAATCGTTCGCGCAGAAAGCGTCGACGCCGGAAATCGCCGCTTTTCTGTGGCGCGTGTACGGATGGCATTATCTCGGCGAAGACAACCGCGTACTGGAACTGAGACCGGACGGCATTGACGAGCATTCCGCCTTCGTGCTCGGTCATCACCAGGCGCGCAGCCGCATGCGGCTTCACGGCATCGAGCACGGCGTCGAGGCGATGCATCAGTACTGGTCGTCCGACGACGCGCGGCGCGTGCTTTTCCCGCATGTGAACCGCGAAGGCTACTGGGCCGGTCAACGCGCTCTGCCAGCGCGCATGTCCGTGCAGCTCATCGCATCGGGCTTCGGCGATCTGGTGAACTGGGCGCGCTATATCGGCGCGTTGCAGGCGATGGGCGTCGCCGTGGACTACGACACCGAGCTCTTCCGCGTCGCGACGCCGGAGACCGACCGCGCCGACTACGTCCGGGCGATGCAAGCCGCCGGCTTCACGAGGCCAGCGGGCGACGGGGCGATGTGGACGGACCCGTTCACGCTTTTCACCGCCCTTTTCCCGGTGCTCGGCCACGCGACGTCGCACCGGTACATTGAACCCGCGGACCCGGCGAGCGTCGATGCCGTCATCGACCGAATCTGGCATCGCGCGCGCGGCCGGCGCTGCGTCGGCGTGTTCTGGTCATCGTGCGAATCGGCGAACAACTTCGCGAGCCGCAGCCTCACCCTGCCCGACCTCGACCCGCTGTTCGACACACAGAGCGACGTCTACTGGGTCGTCATGCAGCGCGGCTTCGAACGCCGCCGCTGGCTGAACGACCCGCGCTCGAACGATCTCGACCGCTTCACGACGCTCGATCTCGACATGACGCTCGGTCAGTCGGCGGCGCTCATCGATCGGCTGGATGCGTTCATCGGCAACGACGGCGGGCTCACGCATTTCGCCGGCGCGCTCGGCAAGCGCACCTATCTCTTTCTGAACCACGTGGCCGAATGGCGTTACGAGCGCGAAGGCGCAACGACGGCCTGGTATCCGAACATGCGGCTCGTCCGGGCGCGCGAACTGGGCGCATGGGGCGACGTGGTCGGCACGTTGCAGCGACTGCTCAGTGCCGACGCACGCTAG
- a CDS encoding YciI family protein yields MAFLLLIVEPVDQRAQRTAEEGREAYRQMVEFADTLKARGVLRACESLTSLKDASRVSTVRGDARVIDGPFAEAKEMIGGFFLLDCETHAEAVAIAAECPAAAWCTVEVRKLGPCYL; encoded by the coding sequence GTGGCTTTTCTGTTGCTCATCGTTGAACCCGTCGATCAGCGCGCGCAGCGCACGGCCGAGGAAGGGCGGGAAGCGTACCGGCAAATGGTCGAGTTCGCCGACACACTGAAGGCACGCGGCGTCTTGCGCGCGTGCGAATCGCTGACGTCGCTCAAGGACGCGTCGCGCGTTTCCACAGTCAGAGGCGACGCGCGCGTCATCGACGGGCCGTTCGCGGAAGCGAAGGAAATGATCGGTGGCTTCTTCCTGCTCGATTGCGAGACGCACGCCGAAGCGGTGGCGATTGCCGCAGAGTGCCCGGCGGCGGCATGGTGCACGGTCGAGGTCCGCAAGCTCGGGCCGTGCTATCTGTGA